In a genomic window of Methanobacteriales archaeon HGW-Methanobacteriales-1:
- a CDS encoding formylmethanofuran--tetrahydromethanopterin formyltransferase, translating to MEINGIEIEDTYCEIFDGTCVRAIITGDNDQIIERAAYDATSTPGAVIGRVEGGLESFIDSSKTPDGRNGAILQFWFGLDDLEKFEVELSYRIRQDILVKPFTSMFNATPDADGFIGMMKQVGHCGDGYEWEEELYGRNMIIVPIAIPDFKIESKLGYKTGFMGANFWYMCQTREAVIEAGQRALEAIKEVEGVITPFDICSAASKPETNYPWIGPTTNHPYCPSLRPKLKEQSLVPENANFIPEIVINGMDMESVKKAMKVGIEAACEVDGVTKISAGNYNGQLGKYKLNLKDLF from the coding sequence ATGGAAATTAATGGAATAGAAATTGAGGATACTTACTGCGAGATTTTTGATGGGACTTGCGTAAGGGCCATTATAACGGGGGATAATGATCAAATCATTGAAAGAGCTGCCTATGATGCAACTTCCACTCCAGGTGCAGTTATTGGAAGAGTTGAAGGTGGTTTAGAATCCTTCATTGATTCATCTAAAACTCCTGATGGTAGAAATGGCGCTATATTACAATTCTGGTTTGGATTAGATGATCTGGAGAAATTCGAAGTAGAATTATCCTATAGAATTCGCCAGGATATACTGGTAAAACCATTTACTTCTATGTTCAATGCCACACCTGATGCTGATGGTTTCATAGGCATGATGAAACAAGTAGGCCACTGTGGTGATGGTTATGAATGGGAAGAAGAATTATATGGTCGTAATATGATTATAGTTCCTATTGCTATTCCTGACTTTAAAATTGAGAGTAAATTAGGATATAAAACTGGATTTATGGGTGCTAATTTCTGGTATATGTGCCAGACCAGAGAAGCGGTAATTGAAGCTGGTCAAAGGGCACTGGAGGCCATTAAAGAAGTTGAAGGAGTTATAACGCCATTTGATATTTGTTCAGCAGCATCTAAACCTGAAACTAACTATCCCTGGATTGGCCCTACAACTAATCATCCTTATTGTCCGTCACTAAGGCCCAAACTCAAAGAACAGTCTTTAGTACCTGAAAATGCAAATTTTATTCCAGAAATAGTTATTAATGGAATGGACATGGAAAGTGTAAAAAAAGCCATGAAAGTAGGTATTGAAGCGGCCTGTGAAGTAGATGGTGTTACTAAAATCTCTGCCGGCAATTATAATGGCCAATTAGGTAAATATAAACTTAATTTAAAAGATCTTTTTTAA
- a CDS encoding carbohydrate kinase family protein has product MTNKNDQMDIIGFGALNMDQLHLVDKIAGPDEESFIHGFQESCGGSAANTVIGASRLGLKTGFVGKLASDGEGDLLHQNLIQEGVDVNGLIISPKGRSGRVMGFVDKKGDRALYVEPGINDEITIDQIDIDYASKTKIIHLSSFVGNSFNAQEDLLSQIPDEVKVSFDPGRIYAEKGFNALKKILNRTDILLINQAELKIMLASETDSNIKSNLNNFDSLSNLDKESNDKYNLIRAFDIFTDLGIDTIVVKMGDKGSFALDGSQEVFVPCFDVKCIDTTGAGDSFNAGFLYAQINDFSLEKSCEFGNLVASKCVECTGATNGLPSISNIDLEKYEKN; this is encoded by the coding sequence ATGACAAATAAAAACGATCAAATGGATATTATTGGCTTCGGCGCCCTTAACATGGACCAACTCCACCTGGTGGATAAAATCGCCGGTCCTGATGAAGAAAGCTTTATCCATGGATTCCAGGAGTCTTGTGGTGGTTCTGCTGCTAATACAGTTATAGGAGCTTCACGTTTAGGCCTTAAAACAGGTTTTGTTGGTAAATTAGCTTCTGATGGTGAGGGAGATTTACTTCATCAAAATTTAATCCAGGAAGGTGTTGATGTAAATGGTCTTATTATCTCACCAAAAGGTAGAAGTGGTCGGGTCATGGGTTTTGTAGATAAAAAAGGTGACCGGGCACTATATGTTGAGCCTGGAATTAATGATGAAATAACCATTGATCAAATTGATATTGATTATGCATCTAAAACTAAAATTATTCATTTAAGTTCCTTTGTTGGTAATTCTTTTAATGCCCAGGAAGATTTATTATCTCAAATCCCAGATGAAGTTAAGGTAAGCTTTGATCCCGGTAGAATCTATGCTGAAAAAGGATTTAATGCTTTAAAAAAGATTTTAAATCGAACTGATATTTTACTAATTAATCAAGCAGAATTAAAGATAATGTTGGCCAGTGAAACTGATTCTAACATTAAATCTAATTTAAATAACTTTGATTCACTATCTAATCTTGATAAAGAGTCTAATGATAAATATAATTTAATAAGAGCATTTGATATTTTTACGGACTTAGGTATTGATACTATAGTGGTTAAAATGGGAGATAAAGGATCTTTTGCTTTGGATGGATCTCAAGAGGTTTTTGTGCCCTGTTTTGATGTGAAATGTATTGATACTACGGGTGCTGGAGATTCATTTAATGCTGGCTTTTTATATGCTCAAATTAATGATTTTTCACTGGAAAAGTCATGTGAATTTGGAAATTTGGTGGCCTCCAAATGTGTGGAGTGTACCGGAGCTACTAATGGCTTGCCCTCAATTTCTAACATTGACCTAGAAAAATATGAAAAGAATTAA
- a CDS encoding ferredoxin — MISIPVTTKKVFKPLREVEVDYEIDHSKCKECKDRPCLESCPVEAVHEIPPDKHIEIDDKCFGCVLCREACPYDAIKMRTILSEPIRENIPNINPKLCRRCGACVGACKTGAIQLIASGTEEAHSVIDEDKCVRCGYCSRVCPTEAIKYGKILPRSVVGGKAIVVNQKDCIGCMTCTRVCPSKGAINVGKISKLPYIDPSYCARCEECLEVCPSTAIKYSSRKRAYEQFSKIKTMEIVSELLEKESEKLAKDAGRIDNVLNKILRDVGYQNEEDEFSIDVTSIIKEKIEGFVDSGLEMSDIKEIIEFTSPKRQITVIDENCIGCGACMAQCPVSCIELEMPSPVHIGSECVYCGKCSAICPVSAVELKEEYFEAENDEIILKRRKITGPRNGEVEVNDSICQACGVCVNNCPVDALTLENDKISVNQETCIACGECQSLCPVNSIKVRVKD, encoded by the coding sequence TTGATTAGTATTCCTGTCACAACTAAAAAAGTCTTCAAGCCCCTTAGGGAAGTTGAAGTGGACTATGAAATTGACCATAGCAAGTGTAAAGAGTGTAAAGATAGGCCTTGTTTAGAATCTTGCCCAGTGGAAGCAGTACATGAGATACCTCCAGATAAACACATTGAAATAGATGATAAATGTTTTGGATGTGTTTTATGCAGAGAAGCATGTCCTTATGATGCTATTAAGATGAGAACCATTCTCTCAGAACCTATTAGAGAAAATATTCCTAATATTAACCCTAAACTTTGTAGAAGATGTGGTGCTTGTGTTGGTGCTTGTAAGACCGGAGCTATTCAATTAATTGCCTCTGGAACTGAGGAAGCTCACAGTGTTATTGATGAAGATAAATGCGTAAGATGCGGGTACTGCTCCAGAGTTTGCCCTACCGAGGCCATAAAATATGGTAAGATTTTACCCAGATCTGTGGTTGGTGGAAAAGCAATCGTAGTCAACCAAAAAGATTGTATTGGTTGTATGACTTGTACCAGAGTTTGTCCTTCCAAAGGAGCAATTAATGTAGGTAAAATAAGTAAACTACCATATATTGATCCTTCTTATTGTGCAAGATGCGAAGAATGTCTCGAAGTATGTCCTTCCACCGCTATTAAATATTCATCCCGAAAAAGGGCCTATGAACAATTTTCTAAAATTAAAACCATGGAAATTGTATCTGAACTTCTTGAAAAAGAATCTGAAAAATTGGCCAAAGATGCAGGAAGAATTGATAATGTTTTAAACAAAATTTTAAGAGATGTTGGTTATCAAAATGAGGAAGATGAATTTTCAATTGACGTTACTTCTATTATAAAAGAAAAAATTGAAGGATTTGTTGATTCCGGTCTTGAAATGAGTGACATTAAAGAAATTATTGAATTCACTTCTCCTAAACGTCAAATAACGGTCATTGACGAGAACTGTATTGGTTGTGGTGCTTGTATGGCCCAATGCCCGGTAAGTTGTATTGAACTGGAAATGCCATCTCCCGTACATATTGGTTCAGAATGTGTTTATTGTGGTAAATGCAGTGCCATATGTCCGGTCTCAGCAGTGGAATTGAAAGAAGAGTATTTTGAAGCTGAAAATGATGAAATAATTCTTAAAAGGCGTAAGATAACTGGCCCTAGAAACGGTGAAGTTGAAGTTAATGATTCTATTTGCCAAGCTTGCGGCGTTTGTGTTAATAATTGCCCCGTAGATGCTCTAACACTTGAAAATGATAAAATTAGTGTTAATCAGGAAACCTGTATTGCCTGTGGTGAATGTCAGTCACTATGTCCTGTAAATTCAATTAAAGTTAGGGTAAAGGATTAA